A genomic region of Arachis hypogaea cultivar Tifrunner chromosome 5, arahy.Tifrunner.gnm2.J5K5, whole genome shotgun sequence contains the following coding sequences:
- the LOC112803355 gene encoding metalloendoproteinase 2-MMP-like, whose protein sequence is MASRHGLVPKHRTELTYGFYPASKFSPEAIKVFRDSFKRWSLPLRGVINITEAKAFDKANIQIGYGAMNELFGVEAVGATFMVKPSNYHRVWMVIDYSKYWEYPDDNLADTPLWKFGVVDLETVAMHQIGHVLGLNHSSHKESVMYPSILPDQQRKVDLSKDDKEQIRKAFYIVS, encoded by the coding sequence ATGGCCTCTAGGCACGGGCTGGTTCCCAAGCACCGCACGGAGCTCACCTATGGTTTTTATCCGGCGAGCAAGTTCTCGCCGGAGGCGATCAAGGTGTTCAGAGATTCGTTCAAGCGGTGGTCGCTTCCCTTACGGGGGGTCATCAACATCACGGAGGCGAAGGCTTTCGATAAGGCGAACATCCAGATTGGCTATGGCGCCATGAACGAACTATTTGGAGTGGAAGCGGTGGGGGCCACATTTATGGTAAAGCCGTCCAATTATCATCGTGTATGGATGGTTATTGATTACTCCAAGTACTGGGAGTATCCTGACGACAACTTGGCGGACACGCCGCTTTGGAAATTTGGGGTGGTTGACTTGGAGACGGTGGCGATGCACCAGATTGGTCACGTTCTGGGGCTTAACCACTCGTCTCACAAGGAATCCGTCATGTATCCTTCCATTTTGCCGGACCAGCAAAGGAAGGTGGACCTTTCAAAGGACGATAAAGAGCAGATCCGCAAAGCTTTCTACATTGTGTCCTAA